A region from the Benincasa hispida cultivar B227 chromosome 8, ASM972705v1, whole genome shotgun sequence genome encodes:
- the LOC120083756 gene encoding berberine bridge enzyme-like 18 → MKFSSPLIPLALVLIVLYSCPLWAAASPQKYQHFLQCLSEHSSNSYPISKVVYSPINSSYSSVLDFSIKNLRFSKPQTPKPLLIITPSHVSHIQAAVICSKSHGLQIRTRSGGHDFEGLSYVAYRPFIVVDLINLRSISVDDENNTAWVESGATLGELYYRIGEKSRTLAFPAGVCPTVGIGGHFSGGGYGLMLRKFGLAADNVIDAHLVDANGKVHDRESMGEDLFWAIRGGGGGSFGIVVAWKIKLVPVPATVTICSTQRNLEEDAIKLVHRWQYVANKLDENLYLGIILTGGKASTQGGITNPTATFFSLFLGRIDELLATLSTTFPELGLIKQDCVEATWVESTLIIATGVQPIESLEPLLNRTPPTIENTKIKSDYVKEPLPEAAIEGICQRLKAQDIETSQLIFVPYGGKMSQISESETPFSHRAGNLYKIGYVVGWKEQSLKAKKRHIHWIREVYEYMIPFVSKSPRAAYANYRDLDIGANNKYGQTSVEQASVWGLKYFGNNFKKLVYVKTKVDPYDFFRHEQSIPTL, encoded by the exons ATGAAGTTCTCTTCTCCATTAATCCCTCTTGCTCTTGTCCTTATTGTTCTATATTCATGTCCATTATGGGCTGCAGCATCTCCCCAAAAATATCAACACTTTCTTCAATGTCTCTCAGAGCATTCTTCAAACAGTTATCCCATTTCCAAAGTGGTTTATAGTCCAATCAACTCATCTTATTCTTCTGTTTTGGACTTCTCCATTAAAAACCTCAGATTCTCAAAGCCTCAAACCCCAAAGCCACTCCTTATTATCACACCCTCACATGTTTCTCACATTCAAGCAGCAGTCATCTGCTCCAAATCTCATGGCTTACAAATCCGAACACGGAGCGGCGGCCATGACTTCGAGGGTCTTTCTTACGTTGCCTATCGTCCATTTATCGTCGTTGACCTAATAAATCTCAGGTCTATTTCt GTTGACGATGAAAACAACACTGCGTGGGTTGAGTCAGGTGCAACTCTAGGTGAACTTTACTACAGAATTGGTGAGAAAAGTCGAACCTTGGCGTTCCCGGCAGGTGTTTGTCCGACGGTCGGCATTGGTGGGCACTTCAGCGGCGGTGGATATGGATTGATGCTGAGGAAATTTGGTCTTGCTGCTGATAATGTGATAGATGCTCATTTGGTTGATGCTAATGGGAAGGTTCATGATAGAGAGTCAATGGGAGAGGATTTGTTTTGGGCCATTAGAGGTGGCGGCGGAGGGAGCTTTGGGATTGTGGTGGCGTGGAAGATCAAGCTGGTTCCGGTTCCGGCAACCGTGACAATTTGCTCGACacaaagaaatttggaggaagATGCAATTAAACTGGTCCATCGCTGGCAATATGTGGCTAACAAATTAGATGAAAATCTATACCTTGGCATCATTTTGACTg GTGGGAAAGCTTCAACTCAAGGAGGCATTACTAACCCAACAGCTACATTCTTCTCATTATTTCTTGGAAGGATAGATGAACTTTTGGCCACTTTGTCAACAACTTTTCCTGAGTTAGGTTTAATAAAACAAGATTGTGTCGAAGCGACTTgggttgagtcaaccctcattATCGCCACAGGGGTTCAACCCATTGAGTCCTTAGAACCTTTACTCAATAGAACACCTCCCACAAtcgaaaacacaaaaataaaatccGACTACGTCAAGGAACCCCTTCCCGAGGCTGCAATCGAGGGCATATGCCAAAGATTAAAGGCTCAAGATATAGAAACATCACAACTCATATTTGTTCCTTATGGAGGGAAAATGAGTCAAATTTCTGAGTCAGAAACCCCATTTTCACATAGAGCTGGAAATTTGTACAAGATTGGGTACGTTGTAGGGTGGAAGGAACAAAGTTTAAAGGCAAAGAAAAGGCACATACATTGGATACGAGAGGTTTACGAGTACATGATTCCTTTTGTTTCAAAATCACCCAGGGCTGCATATGCAAATTACAGAGATCTTGACATTGGAGCTAACAACAAATATGGACAGACAAGCGTCGAGCAAGCAAGCGTTTGGGGTTTGAAGTATTTTGGGAACAATTTTAAGAAGTTGGTGTATGTTAAAACTAAGGTTGATCCTTATGATTTCTTCAGGCATGAACAAAGTATACCTACCCTCTAA